In Candidatus Methylacidiphilales bacterium, the DNA window ACCAAACCCTCGCCGATTTCGCCAAATATGCCCAGTCCCAGGCCCGATATGCGGTCGTTTACAGCCGGGTCCAGCAATGGGCCAACTCCGCCACTTCCTCCACCCTCGCCGCCGAGGCCGCGGACATCGACCTTGATGGCTCCAACGAGTATCTCCTCTACAATTCCCGGGTCTTTGCCCTGTTCGAGGCCAAGGGCGGACGCATGACCGCCGCCTGGATGCGCGACCCCTTCACCGGGCGTCTATGGCAGGTCGCGGGCAACTTTGCCTCCTACAGCGGCACGGACACCGAAGATGAAGGGGCCTCCAATTTTGTCGGCGCCACCACCATCCTCTCCGCCTATCGCACCAGTGGATTTAAAGACTGGTGGACGGTCAACACCTCCAATGCCGGCTCCAACAGCGGCGTCAATTCTGTCTATACCGTCGCCCCGGCCCCGGACGGCACCGGTTGGACCTTCACCAGTGGGGGTATCAGCAAAACGATCCGCATCCCGGCGGCCGCCTCGGAAAAAATCCGCGCCACTTACACCCTGACCGGATTGAACAAGGCTTACATCCGCTTCGGCCTGTCCCCGAACCTCCTCGCCCTCATGCTCCAGGGGCAATCCGGCCTCTCCGCTGAGGCGGCCACCGCCACCCGGGCGAGCATCACCAACACCCGCGGGGGCGATGTGGTCCGGGCCTGGGTCGAGGCTCCACAGATCAACGCTGCCGCCACCGACGTGGCCGCCTCCGGCTTCACCACCGTCCTGCGTCGCAACCAGGCCCAAACCCACCAATTGGAAGCCGAGCTCACCGGAGCGGGGCCCCATACCCTCACGCTCGGCTTCGACCTCGGAACCGATCTCCCGGAAAATGACACCGACGGGGACACCCTCCCGGACGACTGGGAAACCGCCAACTTTGGCAATCTCAATGCCAATCCGACCGGCGATGCCGACAACGATGGCCTGACCAACCACGTGGAGTACCGCATCGGATCCAACCCCAACAATGCCGCCAGCGGACGTTCCGCCACCCTGGCCGGGACCCCTGTTTCCGGATTTGACATCACCTTCCCGACCCTCTCCGGGTTGACCTACCAGGTGCAGTTCAGCAACAGCCTGACCCCCACGGATTGGCAGCCTTTGGGTTCACCGGTTCCGGGCGACGGCAACAACCAAACAGTCACCGACAGCGGCACCCTGCCCGGCCGCCGGTTCTACCGGGTCCTCGTCACTTCGCCATGAATGCATCCACCACTCTCCCTCCGTTCAAAAGCCTTTCCATCACAGTATTGCTGTTGCTGGCTGCGGTCATTTCGTCTCCGGCCCAGATTGTCACCAATCTCTGGCATATCCCCTCGAATACGACGGACATACCCGGCGGTATTTCCATGCGTTCTCCGGTGAGTCCCGGTTCCGGGGTGGGCACAACCCTTTACCAGGGGGTTTGGCGGAACGGCGGGAACAACAACCAGACCGGTGGTACACTCTACTACCGGACCGGCAACAGCGGCGCTTGGTCATCGGTGGCGCTTTCTTTCGCCGCCAACAACGGCGACAACCAGTTCTGGAGCGCTTCGGTGACTACTGGGTCTCCCGGTTCCACCCTTCAATATTACTTCAGGGTCACGTTTTCCAACAAATCAACCACCTACCTCTACACTTCGGGCGGTGTCAGTGCCCAGTCCCTGACCGAATCCGATGCCCAGGCCAGTCCCTTCAGCGTCACCGTCGGTGCGGCCCCTTTTTCCCTGACCGTCAGCAGCGCCACCACCGGGGCACTCAATGCCGACTACACCACCACCAAGCTTTACATCGATGAACTCCAGGCCCAATCGGTCCCCGTCACTTTCACCTTCAATACCGGTGCGCTCAACACCGCCGAGGCCGAAGTTTGGACCAACCTCAACAACCGGGACCGCGCCGATGATGACGCCGACGCGGATGGCATCGACGATGGCATCGTTCCCCCCACACCCCCCGATGAAAAGCCATCGGGCTACGCGGGCGGTGCCTACCCGGCCAATGGCTACTTCCAGGCCATCCCCCTGGCCGGAGGCAACGGTACCTATTCCCTCACTGTCAACGCCACCAAAACCGGGGCCTATCGCCTCACCGCCCGTTATCGTCTTTCCGGGAATTCGACCTGGATCTGGTATTCATCCTCCGGCCGGCGTGACCACTGCATCACCGTGGCTCCCCAACTCGCTCGCAACCTCCGCATCTACGAGGCCAATGTGCTCAATGTCGATGCCACCGGGCCGACCTTTGCCCAGCGTTCGACCTTTGAAAGCCTGACCGACAACACCCGCTGGAACCTGGATTATCTCCTCAAGACCGGTTCCAATGCCATCTGGTTCCAGCCCATCCATCCCAATGGAATCGAGGGCCGCGAAGCCCCCGGTGGAACCCCCTACGATCCCGGCAGCCCTTATGCCGTGAAGAACTTCTTCCAAGTGATGGAACAGATGAGCCAGGGCAATACCCGCAATGCCTCCATGGCCGCATTCCAGAACTTCGTCTCCATCGCCGATACCAAGGGGATCAGCATCATCCTCGACGCCCCATTCAACCACACCGCCTTCGACTGTGAAATCGACCAGATTGGATTGAATGTCTTTTCCGCCGCGGGGCTCAACACCTCGGGCTGGAGTGCCACCGACAAAATAAAGGACCGCGAAGCCAGGTTCTATTCCTCGGCCGGTGGCGCGGGCACTGCTTACTCCGTTCCCGCTTCCTCCGCTGGTGATGTCGCCGCCGCTCCCGACCGCAACGACTTCGGCAAGTGGAACGACGTCAAGGATGTCTTCTTCGGACGCTACGCCACTCTGGTCACCGGCTATCCGGATGCGGATACCAGTCGGAACACGGTCAAAATCGAGACCGATACCATCGATATGTCATCGCTGAACGGTGCTGCCGGCTCGACCCAGGCGGTCACCCGTGGGGTTTGGAAGTACTTCGCCTCCTACGTGCCCTACTGGCTGGAGAAAACCGGCCTGCCCGCCGGCAGTTCCCTGACCGATCAATCCTACAAGGGCATCGATGGGTTGCGTGCGGATTTCGGCCAAGGCATGCCCCCGCAATTCTGGGAATACGCCATCAACGTGGCCCGTTCCCACAAATGGAGCTTTGTGTTCATGACCGAGTCGCTTGACGGCGGCGAAGTCACCTACCGTTCCAACCGTCATTTCGAACTTCTCAATGAAAACATCGTTTTTCCCTTCCAGTCGGCCACCACCACCACCGGATACCGCGACATCTTTGAAGGACGGCGCAACGCCTACGGTCAGGGTCTGGTCCTGCTCAACAACACTTCCCATGACGAAGCGGGCTACTCCGATCCCTGGCAGGCCTTCATCCGCTATGCGGTCGGCAGCACCATCGACGGGGCCCCCATGGTGATGTATGGCCAGGAAATCGGCACGGCTGCCAGCCTCAGCTTTGACTTCTACGAGTTGAATTTTGGCAAGAGCATCCCCCACTTCAAACGCTACAACTCGATGCAGCCACAATGGACGGCCTGGGCCTCCAACACCCTTGGCGTGGCCAACCTCATCCCGGCCTATTCCGGTGTCGGTCTGGCCCGTGGCTTCAGCCCCGCCCTCCGTTCCTCCAACCGATGGTTCCTCAATCCCAATGGCAACAGCACCGCCGACCCCGACATATTCGCCGTGGCCAAGTACCAGACCAGCGGGGCTTCGCCCGCGACCAGCGATGTGGTTCTGGCCTTCCTCAACCTGGACCGCACCAACGCCCAGTCCAATACCTTTGGCATCCCCACGGCTTTGGCCGATAACATGGGCCTCCAAAGCGGCCGACGCTACAACGTCAAAAACATCGCGGCCTACCTCGGCCCCAACAATGAATACGATGGACGTCGCGATGTTTTCCTTTGGGGCACCAATGGGTTCACCCGTGAGGACCTCGTCACCAACGGGGTCTTTGTTTCACTCAATCCGGTGCCCTCCACCGACGGTGCCTGGGCCACCGCCCCTTTCGAGGCCCAATACCTCAAGCTCTATGACGTGACACCGTTGCCCGCACCTTCCTCCGCGCCCCTTGTCGGCGACTACGCCCTTGATGGATCGGTCACCTTTACTTGGAGCCCTGTCGTCGATGCCGGAGGTCTGACTCCACGCTACCGCCTCACCGTGACCCGCAGTGACAGTGTGGTCCAGAATTTCGAAACCACCCTGACGTCCTACACCGTCACCGGCATCCCCGACGGAGTCACGGCCACGGCCACCGTCACCACCCTCAATCCCAACAACACCGCCATCGCCTCCAGCCCGACTTCCGCCAGCAATCCAACACGATCGCTCACTTCGGCCGGAGACAACGACAACGATGGCATCACCAACGCCGCAGAAGTTTACGACGGCACCAACCCGCTCGATGCCACTTCCCGTTTGAAAGTGGCTTCTGTCCAGGCCATCCCGGGCAGCGGCTTCACCCTCACTTGGTCCACCGTCGCCGGACGCACTTACCGGGTGGAATCCCGCGCCAGCCTCACCTCGGGGGATTGGTCGGTCCTGGCCAGCGGACTCACCTCCGGCAACTACACCGACCCCGCGGCTCTGACCGACAAAAAATTCTACCGCGTCATCACCGAGCCCTGATCCGGGGGAGGGAGTTGCCTGATCCTCCTTCCCCCTCCACGCCGCTCTTCGAAGTGCGGGCGCTTGGATTGATCTGTTCAATAGATTCTCCTTCGACTCCCCGGTATCGACACTTAAGATGGCTTTGATTGCTTTGGTGACTTCATGAAGACCGTTCTTCCCATTCTGTGTTTCCTTGCCATGTCCCACGCGATGCTATCCGCCCGTGAACGGATCAATCTGGCCGAAGACGATGCGGCCCACAGCGCTTACAACGGTGGTTGGAACAATGGCGGTAACGCCGCCAACAGTGGCTTTGGAGGCTGGCAACTCGTCACCTCGGGTGCGGACAAATCCGACCGCCATGCCGGATTCATCATCGCCCGGCGTGAGGCAGGCAACGAACTCGACCATGCCGACATCGACCGCAAAGCGTTCGGCCTCTACGCGAATGGCAGTGGTTTTGAGACCGCCGTCGCCTTCCGCAACCTCGACAACCCTCTCGGCGTGGGGGAATCCTTTTCTCTCCTCATGGAAGCGGGCGATTTCGCCCCCAAAACCGGCTCCGATGACCCCAAGCCAGGATGGGTCGGCTTTGCCCTCCGCACCGGCACCGCATCGGCATCAACCGAAGACATCGAGCGGGCGGCCCGTTTTGTCTTCGGTGTCCGGCAGGGGGAGAGCCGCTACTTCGTGCGCGATGGGGGCAAGGATACGGACACCGGGGTGGAGGCCAACGGCTCGGGGGTGGCCGTCACGGTCACCCTGGTCTCGGCTGATGCCTACGATCTTGAGATTACCGCACTCGATACCAAGGTGACCAAACGCTTTGCCGGACGGCGGCTCGCGGGTCCGCCCGGCGGGCCGATTGAAAGTTTCGCCCTCTGCAACCAGGACGGGGAGAAGGGGGATGCCTACTTCAACGGCTTCCAAGTCACCCGCCTCGTCGAGTCCCTGCCCCGCTGAATCCCCATTTTGTCGTTGGCCATGAAATTGAACTGTCCAAGCTGGAGACCCTGGGCCCTTGCTTTTCTGGCCTGGGGGATGGCCACCAGCCACGCCAACAACAACGTCTATGTCTCCCGCTTCTGGCACAACCACCAGCCGATCTATTGGCCGGAGTGGAACGGCAACGGAGGGCAGAACCAGCGCATCCAGTATGCCTGGGATTCGATCGTGTTGAAAAACGGCCAGACCTACGGCACCGGCGTGGGCCACCCGGAAAATGACCTGGGCAACATCTTTGGACTCGACGACCGCCGCAATGCCTATCAAAGCGGCCCGCGAAATTCCCTGGCCTCTTTTAACAGCAACGGGGGTTTCGCCGTCAGCTACTCCGGTTCGCTCATCGACAACGTCCGCCAGCTCGGTTCGCTCGGCCAGCTCGGCTACGGCAGCGGCTGGAACAACGGTTACCGCGAGGCCCGTGGCTGGCGCACCCGCAACGGCACCGGGGCCACCCGCATGGACATGGTCGGGTTCACCTACCACCACTCGCTCGCCCCCCTCATCCCCAAGGCCGTCCTGCGCAAGGAAATCCAGATCTTCAAGCAGGCTTGGTGGAAGGCCTGGGGCGGCAACGCCGACCTCTCCGACCATTCCAAGGGATTCTTTCCCACCGAAATGGCCTATTCGCGCCACATCATCGATGTCCTGGCCGATGAAGGCTACGAATGGGTCATTGTTCCCAGCCACCACATCAGCCGCACCTGTCCGACCTACAACAACCAGGCCGACCCCACCGCCTCCTACAACATATTCTCCAGCCCGCCCAACAAGGCCGACCAGATCGGCCCATCCCCCACCACCGGTTGGTGGTACAGCCAGCCCAACCCCGGCAACGCCGCTTGGAATGTCGCCCCCTACGCCTACCAGCTGCACAAGGTCAAATACGTCAACCCCGAAACCGGGGCGGAAAAATTCATGGTTGCCGTGCCCTCCGACGATGTACTCAGCTATCGCTACGGCTACGCCAATGAGGGCATCGGCAAAATCGGCGAGTTCATTTCACCTTTCGCCACCGATCCCAACCGCCCGGTCATCGTCATGCCCGCGACCGACGGCGACAATGCCTGGGGAGGGGGATCAAGTTCCTGGAACGAAGCCACCCCGCAATTCTTCAATGGCTCGGCTTCGGCCGGTTACCGGCCTTCCACCCCCCAGGATTTCGTGGATGACAACAAGGCCAATGCCCCCCTGGCCCACATCGAGGACGGGGCTTGGATCTTTCCGGAGAGCGACTACGGTTCGCCCTACTTCCTCAAATGGATCGAGCCCCCGGTGGGCAACGCCACCAGCACCACGAAAGTTCCGGGCACGGTCATCGACTTGGAAACGCCCGGCTTCGCCCTCAAATTCTGGA includes these proteins:
- a CDS encoding alpha-amylase family glycosyl hydrolase → MNASTTLPPFKSLSITVLLLLAAVISSPAQIVTNLWHIPSNTTDIPGGISMRSPVSPGSGVGTTLYQGVWRNGGNNNQTGGTLYYRTGNSGAWSSVALSFAANNGDNQFWSASVTTGSPGSTLQYYFRVTFSNKSTTYLYTSGGVSAQSLTESDAQASPFSVTVGAAPFSLTVSSATTGALNADYTTTKLYIDELQAQSVPVTFTFNTGALNTAEAEVWTNLNNRDRADDDADADGIDDGIVPPTPPDEKPSGYAGGAYPANGYFQAIPLAGGNGTYSLTVNATKTGAYRLTARYRLSGNSTWIWYSSSGRRDHCITVAPQLARNLRIYEANVLNVDATGPTFAQRSTFESLTDNTRWNLDYLLKTGSNAIWFQPIHPNGIEGREAPGGTPYDPGSPYAVKNFFQVMEQMSQGNTRNASMAAFQNFVSIADTKGISIILDAPFNHTAFDCEIDQIGLNVFSAAGLNTSGWSATDKIKDREARFYSSAGGAGTAYSVPASSAGDVAAAPDRNDFGKWNDVKDVFFGRYATLVTGYPDADTSRNTVKIETDTIDMSSLNGAAGSTQAVTRGVWKYFASYVPYWLEKTGLPAGSSLTDQSYKGIDGLRADFGQGMPPQFWEYAINVARSHKWSFVFMTESLDGGEVTYRSNRHFELLNENIVFPFQSATTTTGYRDIFEGRRNAYGQGLVLLNNTSHDEAGYSDPWQAFIRYAVGSTIDGAPMVMYGQEIGTAASLSFDFYELNFGKSIPHFKRYNSMQPQWTAWASNTLGVANLIPAYSGVGLARGFSPALRSSNRWFLNPNGNSTADPDIFAVAKYQTSGASPATSDVVLAFLNLDRTNAQSNTFGIPTALADNMGLQSGRRYNVKNIAAYLGPNNEYDGRRDVFLWGTNGFTREDLVTNGVFVSLNPVPSTDGAWATAPFEAQYLKLYDVTPLPAPSSAPLVGDYALDGSVTFTWSPVVDAGGLTPRYRLTVTRSDSVVQNFETTLTSYTVTGIPDGVTATATVTTLNPNNTAIASSPTSASNPTRSLTSAGDNDNDGITNAAEVYDGTNPLDATSRLKVASVQAIPGSGFTLTWSTVAGRTYRVESRASLTSGDWSVLASGLTSGNYTDPAALTDKKFYRVITEP